From the genome of Odocoileus virginianus isolate 20LAN1187 ecotype Illinois chromosome 31, Ovbor_1.2, whole genome shotgun sequence:
TTTATTCATACTACTGCAATAAGGGGAAAGAGTTGAGCTCAGTTCCTAAGGCAGGGACAAGTCGGGATTTATGGCTAAGCAAGgggagtcagtcagtcagtcagttcagttgctcagtcgggtccactgaaccacagcatgccaggcctccctgtccaccaccaagaGTTATCAAATGGAAAACTACTGAGAGGAGACATCAAGGGTGAGCTACTCTTGCTAAATCTACTtaggattcttgctgaaggcaggccaCAGTGGTCAGTTCGGGGGTGAGGGATGACAGCAGGATTCTTGGCGAGGACTGGCTGAGGCAGGCCGATGATGGGCCCTGAACGAGACCACAGAACACATTTCAGAGCTCAGTGCCTCTCATGTTCTTTATGTTTCAGCGTGGAAAGAATCCAGGGAGAGGccaagtgatagataagaagtgatttatttcaggggatatatgtatacctatggctagttcatgttgaagtttgacagaaaacaacaaaattctgtaaagcaatcatccttcaattaaaaatacaatgatttttttttaaaagaagtgattTATTTGTATAGGATGCTTGTGAAGGATACACATGGGCAGGTAAAAGGGCTCTGCTCTGAGAACTTAGTAGGCTACATTTTtacaatcaaaggaaaagtgggatggggagaagaccatctcttcttcattctttttaaaaatcaatcagttAATTAACTCTTGACTATgttgggtcttcgctgctgtgtgggcttttctctagttgtggcaagcaggggctactctccagttgcggtaCGTGGTCTTCTCATTACAgtgcgtctcttgttgcagaacacgggtttgagggtgtgtgggctttagtatttgtggcacatgggctcatgaagatggctcccaggctctagaacactgGCTTAGTAGCTGTGATGCAGAgtttagttgctccagggcaggtggaatcttccaggaccagggattgaacccatgtctcttgcactggcaggtggattctttaccactgagccacgaggaaagccctctcattcttttaaaaagtattcatctATTGATTTGGCTGCCACAGGTCTTAactgcagcatttgggatctttgctacatcatgcaggatcttttgttgaggcacgtgggctgtctccagttgtggtgcatgggcttagttgccctgtggcatgtgggatttcagtttcccaaccaaggatggaacctgtgcccctgacactgcaaggcagattcttaatcactggaccaccagggaagtcccctcttccTCATTCTTGAATAGACATCAAGCTAGCATCATCAGCTTCTCCTCCACCCTGGGTGGTACAGTTTTTTGATCGCTATGTAGTCAGACTGGGATTGTCAAGGTGCTAATCAAATCAGCAGAAGGGTGGTAACACATGCTAAAATATGGTTAATCATCTCAGGCTTCTACTGAAGGGTCTTCTACTTTGGAATGTCACCTTTcccctatatatacatattttttaaaatttttatttatttaattattggctgttctgggtcttcaatGTTGcaagagggctttctctagttgaggagagcaggggttactctctcgttgcggagcacaggccctagggcacTTGAATTtctatagttgtggtgcatgggctcaatagttgtggctctcaggtgttagagcatgagctcagtagttgtggtacacaggcatagctgccttgaggcatgtggcatcttcccaaccctggggtcgaactgtgtcccctacattggcaggctgattcttaaccactggaccacaagggaagccctatttttgtttttagttcatACACAGAGGAACATGTCCTAGCAGTCATTAACTTACTGACCTCAACCAGCAGGATGCAGGTGTCACTGACTTGACCTACAGTTTTGTTGTTAAGCAAGCCTGCTTTGTTTAACAATTTTCTgattgctttcttgatgatcatTAACTTACAATGGTCTCTCAAAGCCCCCTAAGTTCCCCCTCATTTATAATTTCCTAGTGGGATTTTTAAACTAGTTATTTGACTATCTTACTCTAGACTTATCATGAGGACAGGCCTGGTGGAGAAGAGGGTTCAAGAGGAGCCGGTCTAAAGTTTGATCGAGGAAAGCCTTTAACAGAACTGAAGTTATCAGACAGGAGACAATGCAGAAAATGTTGCCCTTAAATTCAGGTGGGAAGTGGGTAATAAGGTAGAGTATGTGAACAGTAAGCTATTTTTAGAGTAATGGCAGGGGTCTGgaagagggggcaggggagggaggcaggtgtGAGGAGGCCCTCATGGAGCTGCTCTCAAGCATCAGGAGTAAGAATGTTGCTCAGTTCCGCTGAGATTATCCAGGACACATAAAGCTGGTTAGCAGAGGCCAGCAATCCAGCCACCCTTCGATGCCCTGGAAGGAAGTCAGGTATGAACGGATGCTGCCTGTCCCAGCTGGGGTTAGTCACCTTATCCTGTTTCCAGGACTCCATTTATGGCTGTTCTTGTGCTCAATGAAGGAAAAGGGGTAGGAGACTTGGTTCCAGAAGAGGCAAGGTCCTGGGCTTCCTCTCATAGCATCTGCAGTCCTCTCCCACCTTAAGGACCAGCCAGTGTGATGGGTCAGAAGCAAATGACACAGGATCACGGCTCAGGAGGGGCCTTGGGAAAGTCCCTTCACAGGCTGGTTGAGAACACCCAGCAGATGCAGAGCTGGAGGGGAGCTGAGCTGTGCCTATGTTCCTCTTGAGGGCGGGGTCCccagcttacacacacacacacacacacacacacacactcagagcaGTCACAGGAGGAGGGTCCCTAGGTGCGGAGAGGTGCCGGCCTGCTGTTCTCCCCAGGATTTCTCTCCCCTGGAGGGCTGTGCCCCTTTCACCATGATAACTGAGTGGGCTGTGCTCCCAGGAAGGGACACCTACCCCCCCACCAGGACTCGGAGGGCACACAGTACTTATACCAAAAATCGGGAATGTGTCGGTGGGCAGGTGGCATCATCACTAAAAGGAATGTTCCCTACTTTCCCCGCTATGGTGATAAACGAAGACAAGCCAAACAGATGAAAATACAGTCTTCACGATATTTAGTTTCACTACATTCATCTTAGTTCTGAGTTTTAAGAAATGTCAGGGACCTGTACATGCAAGATTTATGGTGCTTGTTGTTCCTCTAAATCTCCacaaccgccccccacccccccaccgacGTTTCGCCTATAAATCCCCACTTCTTCCAAGAGGACAGTGAATCAGGGCTTTGGCAGCACTCTTCATGGAACAGGATCAACCCTCGGACAGAATTTCCCTTAGCCCTGGCTGTGCCAAGCGCACGTACACGACCAACCGAGGAGGTGGGGCTCGTAGTGAAAACTGCGCCTTTTCGTCCCATTTCCCTGGGAAGCCGAGGGGGCAGCGCGTGGCTGGAGGAAGTTCATCTGCGGGCGACCCCGCCTTCACCATCCGCGCTTCCTTTCCCTTCTCGCACCGTCGCAAGGGCTCTGTTTTCCTCATtcaccttggttttttttttttttccccctcttgtcCCCGCGGGAACGTAAGCACCGAGAGGCAGGAGGCGAATCAGGACTCAGAACGAGAGGAGCTCGGGCGGCGTCCAACGGCAGGGTGGGATCCtgtccttacatgtttgatgttTTGCTCATCACAAACTTTTTTGCATTAACATCAGAATACTATTTAAATTGaccacttaactttttttttgggggggggcgctaaatcttttaaaatgagccCCGTGTGGAAGACTCAACCATCCCGGGCAGGAAGTTGAAACTGTTTTGCTCGCTGCTGAATCCCAGTGCCGGGCACAGTAATACTCTGGTTCTCCGAAGAAAACATTCTTTAACAACCGCCCCTAATTTCTTGCAGGGACCCTCTCTGCCAGGGCGCAGTACTTCGGGGGCAACCCCCGGGAAAGAATAGGGCCCAGGTCTCCCCAACGCTGGGTCCCTGCCCGCTACAGATCGAACCGCTCTATCTTTCCTCGCTGGTGGGACCCCTGGGACAGGTGGGGAGGGACTGAGCGCCGAGTGGGGCGAGCGCCCCGGGGACTTAGGGCGAGGGCGCGGCGGGCGGGGCCCAGGGGAGGTGCGAAGGGGGAGGGCATGCGAGGGTGGCGGAGAAGAGTGCGTCGCCCAGGAGCGCGGAGGCGGCGAGCGGCGCGGGACAGAGAGCTGCGCAGGTGATGGGACGTGCAGAAGGTCGCGGAACAAGCCGTGGGGCGGGGCGCCGAGGCAGGAGGGGGCGGTGCCAAGGCAGGAGGGGGCGGTACAGAggcaggagggggcggggcggggcaggagggggcggggcggggcaggagggggcggggcggggcggggcaggggcggggcggcTCGGTTCCCTGGAGGCCGGTTCAGTGCCTGTTGGTGCTACGGCCGCTACACCTGGGGTCGCGGGTGTCTGTGAGTGTTCCCCCTCAACCTATCGCGGACGCCCCTGCTCCCTCCGGAGGCCGAGGCTCAAGCTGGTGCCGAGGTCCGGGCGCCCGGCGGTGCGAAGGGAGCCAGATATTGCTGCCCGCCCGCAGGTGACCGTTCACTTTCAAGGGGTCAGCCGCCTGCGTTCATTCACCCTTGTCCGCTTCTCCGCTAGTATCCGTGCCCCGCGCTCACCGCCCCGCCTCTCCCCTCGGGCGTCCTTGTGCCGCAGGTGTCCTCCCCCGCAGGTGAACCCGCGCCCGGCCATGGTGGACGTGCTGGGCGGGCGGCTCCTGGTGACCTGCGACGGCGCGTGGGTGGAGGCCGAGGCGGCGCTGCAGAACAAGGTGGTGGCGCTCTACTTCGCCGCGGGCCGGTGCGCGCCCAGCCGTGACTTCACGCCGCTGCTCTGCGACTTCTACGAGGAGCTCGTGGACGAGGCGCGGCCGCCCGCGCCCTTCGAGGTGGTCTTTGTGTCCGCCGACGGCAGCGCGCAGGAAATGCTGGAATTCATGCAGGAGCTGCACGGCGCCTGGCTGGCGCTGCCCTTCCATGACCCCTACCGGCAGTGAGTGGAGACCGTGTGTGTGGGACGTGCTGGGAGCTCCCacaccagcccccaccccaatcccTCATTCCTGGGCTTCTCCCAACTCGCAGGGCCTCCTTGATagcctccatccccaccccgtcGTGTTTGAGCCTCTTTGCTCTGGCTTCCCAGGGAGGCTCTAGCGTTGACTAACGGGGAACTTGGTGGGTGCGGACCTTGGTCCACCCTCGTCTTTGGCTCAGTGCGTCTGAGGCTCTGGGAATCTGAATGTATAAGTTCTGGCGATGATTATTCTGCGGCAGGCAGCCCCCTCGAGTAATCACAGTCCTGAGGTGCTGCACCCTACTtgcagggagggcttcccaggtgcctcagctgtaaagaatctgccttcctatgcaggagacacaatcgctgcaggttccatctctgggtcgggaagatcccctggaggaggaaatggcaaccctctccagtattcttgcgtggagaatcccatggacagaggagcctggcgggctacaggccgtAGGGTcctcaaagattcggacacagcATTGAGCACACTGGCACTGCATAGGGAAGACACCCACCCTTATCTGGAGAGTAGGAGAGGGAGATCCAGAATGGATGCTCAGGTCAGAACTGGAGACTATGGGTGGACCACCCTGTCCCAGCAGCCTGGGCCTGGGTACCAGGTGCTGGGGAGAAGGGTCAGGACTCAAGTCCTGGAGGAACCTACTGCAGCCACGTtgcaatttcagttttattggcaGTGACCGAAATTTCATAAAGGTGTCTTCTACTCCTATACCTGTAAGAAGAAGCAGCTTCCTGGACTCCTGAGACAGATGTCAGAGGTCACAAAAATCCATGCTCTCTGAAGGGATCTTGCCCCACCCttgcttttagaaaaatatgtGACATGGATTTCGGAAATTGTGAAAACTAGAAATTGACCCTagtgctctatttttttttaatttaatttttttgccatTCTGTGTACCATGTGGAATCTGTTTCCCAACCATGGATTGAGCCCACAGCCCCTGCACTAGaagctcagaatcctaaccactgtaccaccagggaagtcccaccctgGTGTTCTGTTGGCTGTGGTCATGGGATCtatggaggggaggaggagaaggtgggaggggggtgttAGGGAAGAGAGAGGACATAGGAGGACTTTGTGGAGGATTGGAAGAGGGAAGTGGGGTACAGGCACCGATTGTCTGGCATGTTGGGGTCACCTGTGGTGTAGGAGTCCAGACTGAGGTTAATTGTTCTTCACCAAGTGCATTACCCCACCATCCCCTTAACAGATATGGAGGTggatttctggatttttttttttttatagcaccATGTAGTACATTTTTCTGGGAATTAGTATTCAGTTGTGGCGTTCCCCCAAATTAATTATTCTGAAATGGTTTTCCTTCTAGacacttaaaaattaaagctAACTTTGGAAAGTTCCCTGGAGGAGTAGTTTTCCCCAGCACATGCTTTTGCTGATGCCAAGCAAGAGGTGAGGCCCAGGCCCTTCAAGGGAGGTTACCTGCTTTCCAAGGCCTCACTCAAGGCAGGACTAGAGAAAGTCATCCATGATACATCCAAATGACCATGATTTACTTGGTTGAAAGTTCTATAGCTTCACATCTAGTGGTGATTGTAAAAGGAGTTTTGATTTGCTTAGCGTTCAAGTTACACACTGCTTTTGAAAGAATACACTTAGTTttgaaagtgacagtgttagtaaTCAAGTAAAGAGCTCAGGCCCTGGGCAGAGTCCAGCTGTGGGATCTATTTGTGGGGTGACTGTAGGCAAGGTATTTAATTGCTGAGTATAATGACATGGCACATGATGGATGAGAACTGCACTGATGCACGAATTCAGAGCTATGCCAGCTGGTTGGGTAGCAGCACTTTCTGTgttgcccatttcacagatgtacTATTGAAGTGCAGAGATGGGTGTCCCTGGCTCTGGAGCCATTCTTTTCTGAACCAGCTTCCTCTCCCAGGGGACACTGAGCCTCAGCACAGCCTTGCTGCCGGTGGGGATAAGGGTGGGGTTGGAGGGGCTTACAGCACGCTCTCTGCTTCCTGGATTAACTGGTCAAAGGCCCATTTGGTCCACTGCAGGTGCTGAGCTGTTTAGGGCTTGGCATGGGGCTGCACTAGGCCCTGGCCATCTCTGGCTGCCAGCCTCACCTAAGAGGAATTTGAtctggggggcagggtggggtgggagggagggaggcagcagtTTGGGGAGAAGTTAGTTCCTGGGGCCTGCCCTTCCCAGGTTGAACTTTGTTAATCCTGTCATTGCAATTTATAAGTTAGGAAATGTGGTATTCTGTGGGAAATTCTTGGAGCTAAACCCTAAATTTTGCTTACCCCAGCCTGCATTTTGAAATCAGATCGTGAGCAAAAATGGAAGTAACTGCCACCAAGGAGAACTAAAGAATGTAGGAAGCCTCCCGGAGGCCTTTTGAGAAGTTCTCAATATATGCAGAGCATAGCATTCTTCTTGGTGCTGTGAGAAGGTGAGGGACCCAGGCTGTCTTTTTTCAGTGGTCTACAGGGGTCATCTGCTGTCCTCTGCTTTTCTGATGACCTGCCTGAGGCTCATGCGTGCATgcgtactaagtcgcttcagttcgtgtgtgactctttgcgaccctatagcctgccaggctcctctgtccaggggattctcccaggcaagaacactggagtgggtagccattcccttctccaggggatcttcccaatccagggattgaaaccacgtcTTTTCCATCTCCTACATTTGCAGatcagttctttaccactagcaccacttgggaaggtCCGCCTTAGGTTCAGGAGGTGGTAGGTCACCACAGAGGCACTCCGCCCCGCTAAACTTACCCTGGGCATGGCTGGAGGCGGTGACGCTGCAGATGCAACTGCAAGAAGAAACTTTCTAGAGCCGCTCACCTCAAGGTTGCTCAGATCTTGGCTGTCCAGTGAAGAGTGCACACAAGACCCGACCCCGAGTGCCACCCTTCTGCCTAGAGAGGCAAATATCTAGTGACATCCCTATAGCCAAGGGCAGTGGGGGGCCAGGGTAGGCTCTCAGGTCCTGCCCTGATGCCTGTGTGTGCAGCTGGGTGAGAGGTCTGAGCAAGGGAGCAGCATTGAAGACATATTCTGTCCTGtcttccctccctttttttttatgAGCCAAAGAGCCAAGTAAGGAATAAAGAGAAATCCCTGACTTTGCCAGCAGGAATTTCTGTTGCGTGCTGCCAGGCATGCGATACCCGTTCAGTCCATGTCTCACACATCCCCCTCCAGTATTTGACCCTCactcattttatttcttgttatctCCTTTACATCTGTGTTCTGGTCAGACTTGACAACTAATATGCCAGAATACTCCACACGCTTTCCCACCTTCAAAGGTCTTACTCATGTGGCATCCTCCAACCCTGGAGCCTCCCACTTCTCTTCCTAGTAGCTCTTCCCTTGTGCCCCTGGGGACACCAGGCGCATGTCTGGCCCCTGAGGCCTATACCTGCCATAGCTCGAGCCAGCGCCACTCCTGTTGGAGTGTGTGTCTGATGGGGCAGTGGTCTCTGTAGTCCCAGAGGTTGAACTAGACATTGTTCAGGGCTTGGCACCTGCAGGGCACTTGTTTGATGGATGTTTGAAGCAAGTAGAGAGATTTGCTCGGTAACAGCCTGGCTACCAGTGGCTGAGA
Proteins encoded in this window:
- the NXNL2 gene encoding nucleoredoxin-like protein 2, giving the protein MVDVLGGRLLVTCDGAWVEAEAALQNKVVALYFAAGRCAPSRDFTPLLCDFYEELVDEARPPAPFEVVFVSADGSAQEMLEFMQELHGAWLALPFHDPYRHELRTRYHITAIPRLVILKPSGEVITDKGRKQIRERGLACFQNWVEAADIFQNFSG